In one window of Haloterrigena salifodinae DNA:
- a CDS encoding MFS transporter produces MQRFERVSRIRSVLAEGRGKILFAVATGWCFSIGVRLTYPVLLPFLREAYGLDLTTAGFLLTALWLAYALGQLPGGILADRLGEGNILVASSLVSAIAVGVVAVADSAALVYLATACFGFGTALYGVARFTILSDVFPNNAGTAVGVTMAAGEVGNAALPLAAGAIATTLAWQFGFGIAAPVFLLVAGLLWAVVPGRTSGEGSAVDSLSLETVRYVGAQLRRREIVVVTAIQILTYCVWQAFTGFYPTYLIEVKGFSEGVATALFSAFFALGIVVQPTTGRLYDEFGIRRSLPIVLGVMAVALVALPFLEGFWPIVAGTVLLSSILGYGTITLPYMTAAFPTDMQGTGVGFLRSTYMTIGAASPVLFGALAERGFFDEGYVVLAAFVVCAIVLVRWLPELSVAASD; encoded by the coding sequence TTGCAGCGGTTCGAACGAGTGTCGCGGATCCGATCGGTGCTCGCGGAGGGTCGCGGGAAGATCCTGTTCGCCGTCGCCACCGGCTGGTGTTTCTCGATTGGCGTCCGACTCACCTATCCCGTGTTGTTACCCTTCCTGCGAGAGGCCTACGGCCTCGACCTGACGACGGCGGGGTTCCTGCTGACGGCGCTGTGGCTCGCGTACGCGCTCGGACAGCTTCCCGGCGGGATCCTCGCCGACCGCCTCGGGGAGGGGAACATCCTCGTGGCGAGCTCGCTCGTCTCGGCGATAGCGGTCGGCGTCGTCGCCGTCGCCGACTCGGCGGCGCTGGTCTATCTCGCGACGGCCTGTTTCGGCTTCGGGACGGCGCTGTACGGCGTCGCCCGGTTCACCATCCTCTCGGACGTCTTCCCGAACAACGCGGGGACCGCGGTCGGCGTCACGATGGCCGCCGGTGAAGTCGGGAACGCCGCGCTCCCGCTCGCGGCCGGCGCCATCGCGACGACGCTGGCCTGGCAGTTCGGCTTCGGTATCGCCGCGCCCGTCTTCCTGCTGGTCGCCGGCCTGCTCTGGGCCGTCGTCCCCGGCCGAACCTCCGGCGAGGGTAGCGCCGTCGACAGCCTCTCGCTCGAGACCGTCCGGTACGTAGGGGCTCAGTTGCGCCGCCGGGAGATCGTCGTCGTGACGGCGATTCAGATCCTTACCTACTGCGTCTGGCAGGCGTTTACGGGCTTCTATCCGACCTACCTGATCGAGGTCAAGGGGTTCTCGGAGGGGGTCGCGACGGCGCTGTTCAGCGCGTTCTTCGCGCTCGGCATCGTCGTCCAGCCGACGACCGGGCGGCTCTACGACGAGTTCGGGATTCGACGGTCGTTGCCGATCGTTCTGGGCGTCATGGCCGTCGCGCTCGTCGCCCTCCCGTTCCTCGAGGGGTTCTGGCCGATCGTCGCCGGGACCGTGCTACTCTCGAGCATCCTGGGGTACGGGACGATCACGCTGCCGTACATGACCGCGGCGTTCCCGACGGACATGCAGGGAACGGGCGTTGGGTTCCTGCGGAGCACCTACATGACGATCGGCGCCGCGAGTCCCGTCCTGTTCGGCGCGCTCGCCGAACGAGGCTTTTTCGACGAGGGCTACGTTGTGCTGGCGGCGTTCGTCGTCTGCGCGATCGTGCTCGTTCGGTGGCTGCCGGAACTCTCGGTGGCCGCGTCGGACTGA